The genomic DNA AGGGGATGCCCGGACTGAAAATCTTTTTAGAAAAAGCTAAGGGCAAGAAGTGTTTGCGTTGTTGGCATTATAGATTAGATATTGATCAATATAAAAATTATTCAAATATTTGTGCGCGTTGTGTTAACAACATAGTTGGACCAGGAGAAAAACGTAGGTTTTTTTAATGAATAAAAAATATAATTATAAAAATTTAAAATGGTTATGGTTATCTATATTAATAATGTTATTAGACATAGGAACAAAGTATTGGGTAAAGACTCATTTTTGGATTGGGGAGGTATTATCAGTATTACCTGGAATTAATTGTTATTATGTTTGTAATTCAGGATTAGCTTTTGGGTTATTTACCAATGCTAATTTGTATTATCGTTGGATATTTGTGTGGATAATAACATTAGTAATTGTAGTGTTTATCATAGCTTTATATACATTGATTGAACGTCCTAAATGTTATAGTATATCCTACTCTATGGTTATTGGAGGAGCCTTAGGGAATTTATTGGATCGAATATTATACGGAACAGTAGTTGATTTTATTGATGTTCACATTAAAAGTTGGCATTGGCCAACTTTTAATGTTGCAGATATAGCAATTTGTATAGGAATTACCATTGTAACGATAAGATACTATTATGATTTTATTAAAAATAATTTATATTAAAATTGTGATATTAATGATGATTGTTATCAATACAATATGCATTATTATGTTTATTAATCTAATTACAAAATTACTAAAAATTAATTGTCACATTTTATGTGAGCAATAAATGTAGCAATTTTTTATTATGAAAATACAAGAGGGTTTAAATAATTAAAGTTATATTAGCTAATCCGCGTGGGTTCTGTGCAGGGGTAAATCGAGCGATTAATATTGTAGAGAAAACGATACAGGTATATGGTACTCCAATTTATGTGCGCCATGAGTTAGTGCATAATGATTACGTGGTAACTCAATTATCTAAGAAAGGTGTTATTTTTATTGAGCAACTAGATGAAGTACCAAATGAATCGGTTCTCATTTTTTCTGCTCACGGAGTGTCAAAAAAGATGCGGGAGCAATCAAAAATTAAAAATTTAATAATAATTGATGCTACTTGTCCATTGGTAACTAAAGTACATAAGGAAGTCTCCCGAGCTAATCGTAATAACATGGAAGTAATTTTAATAGGCCATTCTGGTCATCCAGAAGTAGAAGGAACTATGGGGCAATATATTTCTATGAATTCTAGGCAAAAAATATATTTAGTTGAGTCGCAATCAGACGCTTGGTCCATTCAGGTTAATCACCCAAATCATTTATTTTTTGTAACACAAACAACTTTATCTATAGATGATACTGCAGAGATTATAGCAATTTTGAATAAAAGATTTCCTAGCATTATGGGCCCTAGAAAACATGATATTTGTTACGCAACATTTAACAGACAAAATGCTCTGAAAAATTTAGCTTCGAAGGCAGAGATGATATTTGTTGTAGGGTCAATAACATCGTCTAATTCTGTAAGATTAATGGAGCTAGCACGTCGTATTGGGAAAATTACATATTTAATTAGTCACGCTAATGATATTCAAAAAAATTGGTTGCGTGGGGTAAATAACATTGGTATTACTGCTGGGGCATCAGCCCCAGACATTTTAGTACTTCAGGTTATTGAAAAATTACGTGTATTAAGTACAGATCATTTTGTGGTTGAAGAAATGATTGGAGAGGAAGAGAATATATTTTTTGATACACCTAAAATTTAGCATATTTATAATAATGGATTTGTTGATTTTATTGTAACAGTAAAATTATGTATTAAATGTAAAAACTGACTATAAAAAATTACAACGATATGTAACATTATTTATTATATTTTATTGCACTTAGTATTGTATATAGGAACAAATCAGAATCATAAATTTTCTGTATGTAAAGAATAAACATTATTAATAAGGTTATAAAATTATGAGTGATGCACTTCTCCGTATTGCCGTTACGGGAGTAACTGGTCGCATGGGTAAAGAAATAGTAACGTGTGTTGTTGAAGGAGAAAAACAATTTAGTCAAGAAATTGTTTTAGGAGCTGCTATAACACGTTTAAATGCTAAAATTTGCGGAATGGATGTTGGAGTATTAATAAACAATGATACTTTAGGTATAGAAATTACTGATAATTTGGAATCAATTAAAGATAATTTTGATGTTTTGGTTGATTTTACTGCCCCTGATATATCTATAGAATATTTAAAATTTTGTGTTAATAACAATAAAAATATAGTTATTGGTACTACTGGATTTAATCAGATACATAAGAATCTTATTCTAAATGCGTCTCATAAAATAGGAATTGTTTTTTCCTCCAATTTTAGTATAGGTGTAGCGTTAATATCTAAATTATTGCATAAGATTACACAAATTATAGGTAGTACTTCAGATATCAGTATTATTGAAACTCATCATAACAGGAAACGTGACATACCGTCTGGCACTTCTTTAACAATGCAAAATATTATTGCAAATGCATTGCGATCTATTCATTCTAATAAAATTATGGACTCTAATCTTGATTCTACAACGTATTCATCAGCGTCTTCTTATAATGATATATTAATTCATTCGATACGTGCTGGAGATGTCGTTGGAGAACATACTGTTTTATTTGCAGGACCAGGAGAACGTTTAGAAATCACACATAAAGCATCGGACCGTTTAATATTTGCTCATGGAGCATTACGTGCTGCTTTTTGGATAGGGCGTGATAAAATAGGCTTATTTGATATAAGCGATATCTTAGAAATGGATACGTTATTATGATAGCTAGATGCAAGTAAATAATTATATGATCATATATCATATATATAATATGATGATATATGATTGATGTTATTAAAAGAATTCTAAGACTAATAATCAATAAAACATGTATAAATTTTATTTACACATGTTTTATTTTAATCTAAAATAATAGTATTATTAATTTAATATTTAACTTATCAATTTCCTCTAATAAATTAAATGTAAGTTATATACTTAATGATTTATTTATCTATTAAGATAGAGTTATTTTAATGAAATCAGCACTGTTAGTACTAGAAGATGGTAATAAATTTTATGGTTATGCAATAGGCGCAGAAGGAGAAACGGTAGGAGAAGTAGTGTTCAACACATCAATGACTGGATATCAAGAAATAATTACTGACCCTTCTTATGCTTATCAAATAGTCATATTAACTTGCCCTCATATTGGAAACGTAGGTACTAATGAATTTGATAATGAATCTTCTTGTATTCAGGTAAGAGGGCTGATTATTCGTGACTTATCAATGGTTGTTAGTAATTTTCGTTATACATTGAGTCTCTCAGATTATTTAGTGCAACAAAATATTGTTGGAATTGCTGGAGTAGATACTCGTAAGTTAACTCGTTTAATACGAGAAAAGGGAATACAACACGGCTGCATCATTGCTTGCGACATGCCTGATGCCACATTAGCATTGCGTAAGGCTCGCGAATTTCATGGATTGAATGGACTTAATCTTGTTCATGAAGTAAGTACTTCTCGACAGTATATCTGGAATCAAGGCACCTGGAATATTAAATCTGGAGTATTTTGCGCTCCATTACACCTACCTTATCGTGTTGTAGTATATGATTTTGGTGTTAAACGAAATATCATGCGTATATTAGTAGATTATGGTTGTTTATTAACTGTGGTTCCAGCGCATACTACAGCGCAAGAAATAATTGATATGCAACCAGATGGTGTCTTTCTAGCCAATGGGCCTGGAGATCCAAATGTATATGAATACGCAATTAATGCTATACAAACTTTTTTAAATACAACTACAATCCCGTTGTTTGGGATTTGTTTAGGACATCAGTTACTTGCGTTAGCCAGCGGAGCTAAAACGATAAAAATGAAATTTGGACACCATGGCTCTAATCATCCAGTTAAAGATATAGAAACAAACAAGGTTATAATTACTGCTCAAAATCATAATTTTGTAGTAGACAAACAAACTTTACCTGATACGTTAAAAATAACGCATATTTCATTATTTGATGGTACTCTCCAAGGTCTTCACCATATTAATAAACCTGCTTTTAGTTTTCAAGGGCATCCAGAGGCTAGTCCTGGTCCTCATGATGCTGCATCATCGTTATTTGGTCATTTCATTAAATTAATTAAAAATTACCGTAATAAATAATAAGTTTGAGAGTATAATATGCCAAAAAGAACCGATATACACAGCATCTTACTATTAGGAGCTGGACCAATAGTTATCGGTCAAGCCTGTGAATTTGATTACTCTGGCGCACAAGCTTGTAAAGCGTTACGTGAAGAGGGATATCGTATTATTTTAGTAAATTCTAATCCTGCTACAATTATGACGGATCCTGATATGGCTGATGTCACTTATATTGAAGCGATTCAATGGAAAATAATACATAAGATCATTGAAAAAGAACATCCGGATGCACTGCTCTCAACTATGGGTGGACAAACTGCTTTGAATTGTACTTTAGATTTAGAACGTCACGGAATTTTAAGAAAATTTAATATAATAACAATTGGAGCAACGATAGATTCTATTTGTAAGGCAGAAGATCGTCAAAAATTTCGAGAATCTATGAAAAAAATTAGCTTAGAAACAGCACGATCTGGTGTTGCACGCGATATAGATGAAGCTATGATGGTTTTAGAAAAAATCGGGCTACCCTGCATTATTCGTCCTTCTTTTACTTTAGGAGGAAGCGGAGGTGGCGTTGCTTGTACTCAAAAAGAATTTGAAAAACTTTGCAGATATGGATTAGATGCATATCCTCATCATGAACTTTTAATTGATGAATCTTTAATTGGTTGGAAGGAGTATGAAATGGAAGTAATACGTGATATTAAAGACAATTGTATAATTGTGTGTTCTATAGAAAACGTTGATCCCATGGGTATTCATACTGGTGATTCCATTACTGTGGCGCCAGCTCAAACTTTGACCGATAAGGAATATCAAATCATGAGAAATGCTTCAATGATGGTATTACGTGAAATTGGAGTAGAGACTGGAGGAGCTAATGTACAGTTTGCGGTCAATCCAAATAATGGAAGACTTATCGTTGTTGAAATGAATCCGAGAGTATCGCGATCATCAGCATTAGCTTCGAAAGCAACTGGATTTCCTATAGCAAAAATAGCTTCTAAGTTAGCAGTGGGATATACTCTGGATGAATTATCAAATGATATTACCAATGGTAATATTCCCGCATCTTTTGAACCATCAATCGATTATGTAGTAACTAAAATTCCGCGTTTTAATTTTGAAAAATTTCCAGAGCAACACAATAAACTGACAACTCAAATGAAATCAGTGGGTGAAGTGATGGCAATTGGTCGTAGTCAGCAAGAATCTTTACAGAAAGCAATACGCGGATTAGAAATAGGAGTAATGGGACTAGATTCTAAAATTGATTTAGATCACCCTAAAGCGTTTAGTATTATTGTATATGAATTAAAAAATGCTAGTAGTAATCGAATATGGTATATTGCCGATGCTTTTCGCTACGGTATATCTTTAGAACAAGTTTTTCATTTAACTAATATCGATCGTTGGTTTTTAGTTCAAATTCAAGAATTAGTACAATTAGAGAATGATGTAATATCGGAAGGTATATCATGTCTTGATAAGAATCGGTTATATTGTCTTAAAAAGAAAGGGTTTTCTGATGCAAGATTGGGGCAATTGACAGGAGTATCAGAAAATAAAATTCGTACATTAAGATTTATATATGATATACATCCTGTGTATAAACATGTAGATGCATGCGCGGCAGAATTTTCTACTAATACTTCTTATATGTATTCTACTTACGATGGTGAATGTGAATTTCAATTTAATCACACAAATAAAACTATAATGATATTAGGAGGGGGACCTAATCGTATTGGTCAGGGTATTGAATTTGATTATTGTTGTGTTCATGCAGCAATAACATTACGTGAAAGCGGATATCATGTAATTATGGTGAATTGCAATCCTGAAACTGTATCTACTGATTATGATATATCGGATATTCTTTATTTTGAACCAATTACATTAGAAGATATCTTAGAAATTATACGTATAAACAAACCAACAGGTGTGATTGTTCAATATGGAGGTCAAACTCCATTAAAATTGGTTAAAGAAATGGAAGCAGCTGGGATATCTATTATAGGCACGAGTCCGGATGCAATTGACCAAGCTGAAAATAGAGAACGATTTCAACGATCAATCAAATGTTTAGGTTTACAACAACCAGATAACGCTACTGTTATATCTATACAATCAGCTTTAAAAAAAGCTAAAAATATAGGGTATCCCATAGTAGTTAGGCCTTCTTATGTTTTGGGAGGTAGGGCTATGGAAATAGTATATAATGAAAAAGAATTATTATTCTATTTTAAAAATGCTATATCAGTATCTAATAATGCACCAGTTTTGTTAGATAGTTTTTTAGAAAATGCGATAGAAGTAGATGTAGATGCAATTTGTGATGGAAAACAGGTGTTTATCGGGGGAATTATGGAGCATATCGAATACGCAGGAATACATTCCGGGGACTCAGCGTGTTCTTTGCCAGCTCATACGTTAAGCAAAAATATTCAGGACAGAATACGTTATCAAGTAAAAGAACTAGCATTTAAATTTAATATAAAAGGTTTGGTAAATATACAATTTGCAATACAAAAAGATGAAATTTATATAATTGAGATTAATCCAAGAGCATCACGTACAGTTCCTTTTGTATCTAAAGCCACTGGCATGGCGTTAGCAAAAATTGGAACCCGAGTAATGATTGGGCAATCTTTGTTGGATCAAGGTATTTTAAAAGAAGTAATTCCTCCTTATTTTTCAGTGAAGGAGGTAGTATTGCCGTTTAACAAATTTATTAACATGAATCCAAGGTTAGGCCCAGAAATGAGATCTACAGGAGAAGTAATGGGTATTGGACGTACTTTTGAAGAAGCATTTGCTAAAGCAACATTAAGTAGTCAGTTTTATATGAGAAAACATGGCGATGTATTATTATCTTTATCTGATAAAGATACGGATAAAGCAGTGGATTTAGTTACTAAATTTATTAAAAATGGTTTTATGTTGGATGTTACAAGTGAAACAGCGAAAATACTAAAAAGTGTTGGTCTTGTTTCTCAAATGATTAGACCAGTGCATGTAACTCATGCATATATTCACAAAAAAATTAAGAATGGTGGATATAGTTATATTGTTGATACCACCTTAGCAGATAATATTAGTAATGATTATGCGGCATTATTGTGCCGAATCGCATTGCAACATAACGTCTATTATATTACTACAATAAATGGAAGTTTTGCTGCAGCTATGTCGTTATCTGTTGATACTACAGAACATGTGGTATCACTTCAAGATATGCATTCTAAAATAGTACATTAAAACTATAATTGGTATATATTGCAGAATTACATTTTGTATGTTTCTGTAATTACAGATTTTATTAAAAAGTATTTTGTAATTTGATATACATATTGAATATTGTGTCATAATGATTATTAGCTTAATTGCTGCGTTGACTACCAATCATATAATTGGGAAAAAAAATGTTATTCCTTGGTATTTACCTATGGATGTTAAATGGTTTAAATATCATACTTTATATAAGCCAATTATTATGGGACGCAAAACATTTGAGTCTATAGGCAAGAAACCATTATTAAATAGATTGAATATTGTTTTAAGTCGTAATTTATTAAATAATTATAATGGTGTTTTTGTAGTAGATAATATAGATGAAGCTTTATCTTTAATACAGGACGAACATGAAGTCATGGTAATTGGAGGAAGTGAAATATACAATGTTTTTTTACCTCGTGCGCAACGCTTATATTTAACATATATTCATAACATGGTTGAAATTGATGGCGACACTTTGTTTCCTGATTATAATATAAGAGAATGGAAATCTATTTTTAATAGTTTTTATAAATTTAGAGAGGACTGTTTTTGTTATTTGCATTTTTCTATTTTAGAACGTTGCTAATAAAAACTATTATGGTTAATAATGAAAATAATTTATTAATATGAAATCAATATTTCATATTAATAAATTATTTTTAAAGAGTGATAATTAAAATATGGTACTAATTTATTTTAATTTGTATAGAATATGTACAAATAATCATCAAATTTGATTATATGTTTTATTAAGTTAATGTAAGTTAAGTAGATGGGTGGTCACAAGGTATGGATACAATTTTTTTGTCTTCCCATCGCAATAAGGTCAGTGCCCCTCCCCAACAACAACCAGAATCTAATCCATACATACCAGATGGTATTTTTATTTCTCCTAATGATGCCCAATGACCAAAAATTATATTATACGCGGGATCAACTAATTTGTTTAAAGAAAACCACGGATATATATTTTTTGGGGCATCATTAGGAGCTCCTTTGTATTTTAAATCTAATTGACCATTTAAATAAATATAACGCATTCGTGTGAATACATTAATATTTTCTTGTATTTGTTGTAATTTACTATTATGTATCTGATGCATATCAGATACATTGTCATGCATGTCTTTTTTAAAAAGTAGAAAATAATGGTCGCTAACCAAAATTTCTTCTATTTCTTGGGCATATTCTTTAGTATTGTTAATATTCCAATTAGGATGAATTCCTGCATGGGTCATTAATATCTTTTTATTTTCATCTATATATAACATAGGTTGATGACGCAACCAATTAATTAATTCTTCTAAATCTGGAGCATTGAATATAGCATCAAAATAATCTTTACGTTTTCTATCATTTATTCCAAAATATGTTTTTAACAAATGTAACTCATGATTACCTAATACTATGGAAGCACTTGTTTTAAATGCATAGACTAAACGCAATACCTCTAATGAATTTGGTCCTCTGGCGATTAAATCTCCGGTAAAATGTAGAGTGTCAACATTAGGATTAAAGCATACATGATCTAGTATAGTTTGTAAGTGTCTGTAACATCCGTGGACATCTCCGATAAAATAAGTAGACATTTGGGTTATTATAGATTTTTTTACAATAAAAATTAATCAAATACATATATCATAATATTTTTAATATTTTGTATTAAGTATAAATTTTCCTTTTTAGAAAAGGACTATTTGTATAATAAAAATATATTTTATAAGATATGAAAATATGCTTACTTTTAGTAAGAAATTTTTTCCATTACAATAGAAACTGATTTGTTTTAAACATTTTGTTTGTGTTAAACAAAGAGTTTTTATACCATTGTGGTATTGATTTATAGTATTATTTAAACAAGCATATCATATTCAATAGTATATTGATAATTTAATAAAAAATAGATGTATAACATTTTTCAGTTGAAATACCATTATAACTGATGATATCAGTTATAGGTTATAATAACAACATCATATCAGTAAGTTTATTCGTTATTTAACATATTTGCTAATGTACAGTATTGATTAATAGTAATGTTTTCTGCTCGCAGTGCCGGATTTATTCCTTTTTGTGTTATTTCTGTTTCGTTAAAAAATGTAGATAAGCTGTTACGAAGAGTTTTTCGTCTTTGGCTAAAAGCTAATTTTGTCAGCGAAGATAGCTGACCAATATTAACTATTGGATAAGGAGTGTTTGTGTGGGGAAGTAGACGCATTACCATAGATTCTACTTTTGGGATAGGAAAGAAAGAAGTTGCTGGTATCTTTAACAACGGAACAACTTTACAATGATATTGTGTTATTATGCTTAGTCTGCCATATTCTTTTTTATTAGGATTTGCGTAAAGTCGTGTAGCTACTTCTTTCTGAAACATGAAATGCATATCGTAAATTACATTAGTGTATTGGAATAAATACACGATTAATTCTGTGGCTATATTATAGGGTAAATTTCCTATTAATCGTAGTTTTTGCCCAACTTTATGTGATAATTCAAAAAAATTTGTTGTCATTATATCTTGATGAAGAATATAAATTTTTTTGTTAAACATTTGAACTAATCGATTGACTAAGTTTGAATCACGTTCTATTAATATTAAAGAATCGAGATCTGTAGTATTTAGAATTTGTTTAGTTAGCGCGCCTAATCCGGGTCCAATTTCTAGTATTTTTTGATGTTTTTTAGGATTAATAGTTTTAACAATAGTATCAATAACATTTTGGTCTTTAAGGAATACTTGGCTCAATTTTTTTTTTATAAGATGATTTTTATAGTATATTTTTTTCATAAGGATGACTTAGTTAGCATTTTAATTGCAACTGTAATAGCCATAATCATACTATCGGGTAGTGCTGTTCCTTTTCCAGATAGTTCAAGAGCAGTGCCGTGATCTACAGAGGTTCTAATAAAAGGCAATCCTAAAGTAATATTTACTGATTGACCAAATCCAGAATATTTTAAAACAGGTAAACCTTGATCATGATACATAGCTAATATTACGTCTGCATGTTGAATATATTTTTTCTGAAATATTGTATCAGCTGACAAAGGACCTATTAGTTCACAATTAATGTTTTTCTTTAAAATATTTAAAGCAGGTATAATGATATTAATCTCTTCTTGTCCTATATAGCCGGATTCTCCAGAATGTGGGTTTAAACCACATATATAAATTTTAGGGTGTGAAACACCAAAGTATTTTTTTAATCCTTGTGCGAGAATGGAAATAGTATCGCAAAGAGATTTTTGAGTAATCATTTTTGGCACAGATAATATAGGGATATGGGTAGTAGCTAAAGCAACACGTAATTTTCTATTACTTAGCATCATTACAGTTGTTTCGCATTTGTTGATTTGAGATAAAAATTCAGTGTGCCCACTGAATGCTATGTTTCCTCTATTAAGAATAGCTTTATGTATAGGGCCGGTCACTAATGCTGAAAATTCCCCATTTAAACATCCCTGTGATGCTCTTGTTAAAGTATTAATAACATAATTATTGTTATTAACATTTAATTGACCAGGTATAGTTTTTTGTGGAAGTAACATTTTTAATATAGATAATTCTCCGGGCATACAAGGAGATGCTATTTTTTTAGAATGGTAAGAACGTAATTTTAGAGGCAGATTTATTTGCTGCGCTCTATCTAATAGCAAATTAGGATCTGCACACACAACCAACTCTACAGGCCATTTCTTTTGTGCGCTCATAATAACTATGTCAGGACCGATTCCAGACGGCTCTCCCGTAGTAATCACAATGCGTCGAAATTGTTTATTTTTTTTTATCATTTTAGTTAATGATCTTAATATATGATTCGGATCGTAATTCTTGAATCCAATTTTTCATAATTTCATCAAATTTGTTATTTAATAAATATAAATAAGCACGTTCATACATTATTTCATTATATTCTAATATAGATATATCTATTAACTGAATTAAACGCCATCCGTAAGAGGTGTATACTGGTATGCTAATTTCATTGCTTTTTAAAGAACTCAAAACTTTTCGGATTGATGGCTCGAAATCATCTAAATCCTTGCATATTGTATTTTCTTCGTAATGACTAAAACATATGTCTTTTGATTTTTCTTTCATCATCATTCCAAAAGCAGTATTACTTTTTTCCATGTGTTCTTTAGTTTGCAATAGTTGTTCCACTATGCTTACATTTTCACACGAATTTTTTATACCAAATATTTTTGCTGTAACTTTAGTTACAGGCAGCATAATTTGTTTATAACGTATATCTTGTACTTCTAGAATATGTATTCCATCGCAAGATGTAATTGGACCGATAACATCACCTTTTTTTATTGTTTGTAAATATTTATCAAAAATAATTGGTATGTCTTTCCATGAAATCCATTCTGTTTCGTGTACTTTAATTATTTGAATAATATTTTTATTAGAATATGTGCGTATGAGTTCTTTAATATCTTTGTTAAATTCTTTTTTTTTAATTAATAATCTTGCAAAATATTCTATTCTATCTATTTGGCATTGAGTAGGTTGTATTGGTAATGAAAATATAACGTGCTTTAATTTAAATTGTTTATTAATATCAATAATATTTGATTTTTTGGCAATTTTATTTATTTCATTTGTCAATATATGAGTACGATTGCGCATAACATGATCACATATTTGCTTTTTAAGCATATTTTGATATTGTTGGAAATAAAATTTTTCGTAATTTAAGCCAATATCATATAGGTATGAACGAAACTGATCGAATGTCATATCATATAAATTTAAAATACAGTTAATCATTTGATTAAGTTGATTGTGGTCAATGTTGATTTTTTGTTGATCAGAAATTTGGAAAATGAGGTTATCTATGATTAATTGGTCTAATATTTTTTGATAATATGAAATATCTTGTAATATATTGTCATTGCCATTAGAGATGTTATCTCGAATCATATAAATATTATTTCTGATATCACTATCTAATATAATATTATGATTCACTAATGCTACAATTTTATTTACCGTTTTAAATGCCCCAAGAACAATATTTGTTTTTAACGTAAATATTAGAATTAATATTTTCCAAAATTTCATATAATTAACAATATTATAAGCACGAATCCGACTTCATGTGATATGTAAGGTTACAGTGCATGTTGATATGGAAAAACGCCTATGTCCAACATCTTATATGGGTTTGCTTTAAAATCTGATGCGGAGTTATATATTTTAATATCTAATCGTATTTTATTATCATATGTATTACGGTTCAACTGTTTGTTCCAATCAATCATTTTTCGCTCACAAGATATATTAACCCCCCAACATGGTGTATAATACTGTATTCCTATTGTTTGATCAATGAGTTGATTAGTTTTTATGTTATGGTAATAAGAGCAACTTATTTTCCAATTATCAATTAAAGGATAACAAGCGAGTACTCCTAATTGAGCAATTGTGTTGTGGTATATTGATTCTTTAATATCTGGTAGTATTTTTTCAAGATATTGTTTGTTGGCATATCTATAATGTGTTTGTAAAACTTGATTGTCTTTACCTGTATATTCTAATATTATAGTCCCAAATGATAATGCATCATACTGCATATCATATTGCATTTCAGTGTTCATATGCCAGTGATCGTTAATGTTCCAATGACTTATTCCTGAAAATAATAGGATATTAGGAGTTTTTTGTGTGCATTTAGATATTTTTATATATTCGGAATTAAGTTGTCTTAAATTAAAAATTTGACCTATAGATGCATAAAATAATTCGTTTTTTTTCTTAAAGCATCGTATGGTTATATCTCCAGTAATTTGATTAACAGGTAAAATACGATCCAATCCACTATATGTAGTGTCACGAAATAAATTTTTATGATCTATATGAATCATATCAGTATCATAGATGCCAATGTTTTCTTGAAAACGATATGGTACATATAAATATTGTAATTTTGGTTCTAAGAAACGTTTATATTTTTTTGAAATATGCGTATTTTTTTTAAAAATCATCTTTCCGTTGATTTTTAATTGCGGGGTGATACGATTAACTATATTTTGTAAATGATAGCCCGGATATTGTGTTCTGTTATAATGATCTATATTTTTTTGTCGATAATGTGTTATTTTTAATTTGGCTTCAGTATTAAAATGTCCATAATAATTATTTATTGAGAAATCTAAAGTTGGTTCCGTGTGTATCCTGATTGTTTTTGGATAATGGTAATTTACAGGTATAAATTGGGTTATTTGACTAAATAACTTTAAATTCAATGGTTTATGCTTGATGTTATCATAATATGAATTTAATTCTAGCTGGAACGATTCGTTGTAATTATAATAGTCTTTAATTGTTGTAATATTAATATTCGTGACACCAAAATA from Candidatus Blochmanniella camponoti includes the following:
- the lptD gene encoding LPS assembly protein LptD → MSSDELDIYYPNKIQFSGDVNMKQDNNVFMSDKLIISLNEKNEVLYNTLYACGHVSYNNNYIILTGSHAWINFYNKNIDIHEATYHFSEPPPIHGTANSIMQRGKNRYTIVKQGKCTSCIENKNYWNITGSEMLYDHHKHKIDVWNACLKIKKIPIFYSPYLSLSLHQNNVLGYYIPNIKYSSKSGLIFKIPCPINFSKHYSGSISPCYTSNLGTKLETEIRYSIKPGTGLFILDLVENNKMCNKKFSSNYHNRYWQLYWKHNGIMNKKWHFNSNYISTTGSNNYIENVNIPTYTHSNNNCMNKKILCNYTDKNWNANLSYFGVTNINITTIKDYYNYNESFQLELNSYYDNIKHKPLNLKLFSQITQFIPVNYHYPKTIRIHTEPTLDFSINNYYGHFNTEAKLKITHYRQKNIDHYNRTQYPGYHLQNIVNRITPQLKINGKMIFKKNTHISKKYKRFLEPKLQYLYVPYRFQENIGIYDTDMIHIDHKNLFRDTTYSGLDRILPVNQITGDITIRCFKKKNELFYASIGQIFNLRQLNSEYIKISKCTQKTPNILLFSGISHWNINDHWHMNTEMQYDMQYDALSFGTIILEYTGKDNQVLQTHYRYANKQYLEKILPDIKESIYHNTIAQLGVLACYPLIDNWKISCSYYHNIKTNQLIDQTIGIQYYTPCWGVNISCERKMIDWNKQLNRNTYDNKIRLDIKIYNSASDFKANPYKMLDIGVFPYQHAL
- a CDS encoding peptidylprolyl isomerase; its protein translation is MKFWKILILIFTLKTNIVLGAFKTVNKIVALVNHNIILDSDIRNNIYMIRDNISNGNDNILQDISYYQKILDQLIIDNLIFQISDQQKINIDHNQLNQMINCILNLYDMTFDQFRSYLYDIGLNYEKFYFQQYQNMLKKQICDHVMRNRTHILTNEINKIAKKSNIIDINKQFKLKHVIFSLPIQPTQCQIDRIEYFARLLIKKKEFNKDIKELIRTYSNKNIIQIIKVHETEWISWKDIPIIFDKYLQTIKKGDVIGPITSCDGIHILEVQDIRYKQIMLPVTKVTAKIFGIKNSCENVSIVEQLLQTKEHMEKSNTAFGMMMKEKSKDICFSHYEENTICKDLDDFEPSIRKVLSSLKSNEISIPVYTSYGWRLIQLIDISILEYNEIMYERAYLYLLNNKFDEIMKNWIQELRSESYIKIIN
- the pdxA gene encoding 4-hydroxythreonine-4-phosphate dehydrogenase PdxA — encoded protein: MIKKNKQFRRIVITTGEPSGIGPDIVIMSAQKKWPVELVVCADPNLLLDRAQQINLPLKLRSYHSKKIASPCMPGELSILKMLLPQKTIPGQLNVNNNNYVINTLTRASQGCLNGEFSALVTGPIHKAILNRGNIAFSGHTEFLSQINKCETTVMMLSNRKLRVALATTHIPILSVPKMITQKSLCDTISILAQGLKKYFGVSHPKIYICGLNPHSGESGYIGQEEINIIIPALNILKKNINCELIGPLSADTIFQKKYIQHADVILAMYHDQGLPVLKYSGFGQSVNITLGLPFIRTSVDHGTALELSGKGTALPDSMIMAITVAIKMLTKSSL